The DNA segment GTGCCATCGTGTCTATCAATTTATTTGGGGTGAGAGGGTTTGGTGAAGCAGAGTTTGTTTTCTCAACTATTAAAGTAATCACTGTTACCGGTTTTATCATCCtatgtattattttaatcTGTGGTGGTGGCCCAACACATGAATTCATTGGTGCCAAGTATTGGCATGATCCGGGGTGCTTAGCAAATGGTTTCAGGGGATTTTTATCTGTTTTGATTACAGCCTCATATTCCTTAGGTGGTACAGAAATGACATGTTTAGCATCCGGTGAAACTGACCCTAAAGAATTACCCAGTGCTATTAAACAGGTCTTTTGgagaattttatttttcttcttagTATCATTAACATTAGTAGGATTTTTGGTTCCATAcacaaatgaaaatttattggGTGGTTCTTCAGTTGATAACTCTCCATTTGTTATCGCCATTAAATTACATAACATCAAGGTGTTGCCTTCCATTGTTAATGCTGTCATTTTGATCAGTATTTTAAGTGTAGGTAACTCCTGTATCTTTGCTTCTTCGAGAACCCTTTGCTCTATGGCTCATCAAGGTTTGATCCCATGGTGGTTTGGTTACATCGACCGTGCTGGTAGACCATTGACTGGTATTGTCATTAACTCATTATTTGGATTGTTAGCTTTCTTAGTCAAGTCATCATCTGTTTCTGAGGTTTTCGATTGGTTAATGGCCATTGCTGGTCTAGCTACCTGTATTGTTTGGTTAAGCATTAATATTTGTCACATTAGATTCAGATTGGCCATGAAAGcacaaaataaaacaatagaTGAATTGGAATTTGTAAGTGCGGTAGGTGTTTGGGGGTCTGTATATTCCGCAATTATCAATTCACTTATTTTAATCGTTCAATTTTATGTTTCATTATGGCCAATTGGTGGATGGACAGATTCTAAGGATAGAGCTGGAAAGTTCTTCCAAAATTATCTATGTGCAATCGTCTctcttatattttttatttgtcataaactttattttagatataaaactaaaaaatgGTGGGAAATCATTCCATTAAAGGATATTGATTTGGATACAGGACGTAAGAATATTGATATCGATATTGTGAAAGAAGAGATCAAGGAAAGAAAACAATACTTGGCAACCAAGCCATGGTACATCAGATTAATGCATCACTGGtgttaaaaaatgataaaaaaataaaggtAA comes from the Tetrapisispora phaffii CBS 4417 chromosome 1, complete genome genome and includes:
- the TAT2 gene encoding aromatic amino acid transmembrane transporter TAT2 (similar to Saccharomyces cerevisiae TAT2 (YOL020W); ancestral locus Anc_1.368); translation: MDASSWESHDNNGVSAKLSKNEFVTTIFSDNKNIDDKYEHAESLTDYTKTENRNIFQRVIDSFKPPANGSFHTSNLKRSLKSRHLIMIAIGGSIGTGLFIGSGQALANGGPLALVLGWSIAGSQIVGTIHGLGEITVRFPVVGAFANYQTRFLDPSLSFVISTIYVLQWFFVLPLEILSSAITVQYWNDTIDPVVFVAIFYCAIVSINLFGVRGFGEAEFVFSTIKVITVTGFIILCIILICGGGPTHEFIGAKYWHDPGCLANGFRGFLSVLITASYSLGGTEMTCLASGETDPKELPSAIKQVFWRILFFFLVSLTLVGFLVPYTNENLLGGSSVDNSPFVIAIKLHNIKVLPSIVNAVILISILSVGNSCIFASSRTLCSMAHQGLIPWWFGYIDRAGRPLTGIVINSLFGLLAFLVKSSSVSEVFDWLMAIAGLATCIVWLSINICHIRFRLAMKAQNKTIDELEFVSAVGVWGSVYSAIINSLILIVQFYVSLWPIGGWTDSKDRAGKFFQNYLCAIVSLIFFICHKLYFRYKTKKWWEIIPLKDIDLDTGRKNIDIDIVKEEIKERKQYLATKPWYIRLMHHWC